Proteins encoded by one window of Benincasa hispida cultivar B227 unplaced genomic scaffold, ASM972705v1 Contig179, whole genome shotgun sequence:
- the LOC120069009 gene encoding protein CANDIDATE G-PROTEIN COUPLED RECEPTOR 7 — MAAMDFSSSSLFLLLIFLLPISSFAEIRFTEITNDNRPIIPFDVFGFSHVGRLELNVSRLSLSDSNPDLDLSKAGFFLCTRESWLHVIQQLEEGEISCALQSDLVKPVYTFNTLKGSDRFDVLYSESDADQYTLVFANCLQQLKVSMDVRSAMYNLEGKNGGRDYLSAGKTILPRIYFVFSLIYFSLAVVWIHVLYKKRLTVYGIHFFMLAVVILKALNLLCEAEDKSYIKRTGSAHGWDVLFYIFSFLKGITLFTLIVLIGTGWSFLKPYLQDKEKKVLMIVIPLQVVANIAQVVIDETGPFEQDWVTWKQVFLLVDVICCCAVLFPIVWSIKNLREAARTDGKAAVNLMKLTLFRQYYIVVICYIYFTRVVVYALETITSYRYLWTSVVAGELATLAFYAFTGYKFKPEAHNPYFVVDDEEEEAAAEALKLEDEFEL; from the coding sequence ATGGCGGCCATGGatttctcctcctcctccttgTTTCTGCTCCTCATCTTCCTCTTACCCATATCTTCGTTTGCAGAGATTCGTTTCACGGAGATCACAAATGACAATCGACCCATCATTCCCTTCGACGTCTTCGGCTTCAGCCATGTTGGTCGTCTCGAGCTTAACGTCTCTCGTCTCTCACTCTCCGATTCCAATCCAGATCTCGACCTCTCCAAGGCCGGATTCTTCCTCTGTACTCGAGAATCATGGCTTCATGTGATCCAGCAATTGGAGGAAGGGGAAATCTCTTGCGCTCTTCAATCCGACCTCGTCAAACCCGTTTACACCTTCAATACCCTCAAAGGTAGCGATCGATTCGATGTTCTATATTCCGAGAGTGATGCCGATCAATACACTCTCGTTTTTGCTAACTGTCTTCAGCAACTCAAGGTTTCTATGGATGTTCGATCCGCTATGTacaatctcgagggtaaaaacGGTGGCCGGGACTATCTTTCTGCTGGGAAAACCATCCTCCCTAGGATTTACTTCGttttctctttgatttatttCTCGCTTGCTGTTGTTTGGATTCATGTTCTTTACAAAAAGCGATTGACGGTTTATGGTATTCATTTCTTTATGCTTGCTGTTGTGATCTTGAAGGCTTTGAATCTTCTTTGTGAAGCTGAGGATAAATCATACATTAAGCGCACTGGAAGCGCCCATGGTTGGGATGTTCTGTTCTACATTTTTAGTTTCTTAAAGGGTATCACCTTGTTCACTTTGATCGTCTTGATTGGCACTGGTTGGTCTTTCTTGAAACCTTATTTGCAGGACAAAGAGAAGAAGGTCTTGATGATTGTGATTCCATTGCAAGTTGTGGCTAATATTGCTCAAGTTGTGATTGATGAAACTGGGCCATTTGAACAAGATTGGGTTACTTGGAAACAAGTGTTCTTGCTTGTTGATGTGATTTGTTGCTGTGCTGTTCTGTTCCCCATTGTCTGGTCGATCAAGAACTTGCGTGAAGCTGCACGAACTGATGGAAAAGCAGCTGTGAATTTGATGAAATTGACCCTCTTCAGACAGTATTACATTgtggttatatgttatatctacttCACTCGGGTCGTAGTTTATGCACTTGAGACAATTACTTCATATCGGTATCTTTGGACGAGTGTCGTGGCTGGGGAATTGGCGACGCTTGCATTTTATGCATTCACTGGTTATAAGTTCAAGCCTGAGGCTCATAATCCTTATTTTGTAGTTGATGATGAGGAGGAAGAAGCAGCTGCTGAGGCATTGAAGCTTGAAGATGAGTTTGAATtgtga
- the LOC120068992 gene encoding bifunctional bis(5'-adenosyl)-triphosphatase/adenylylsulfatase FHIT isoform X1, with protein MLLRFQASRAFLPLPSSCFMKFGPSKQLGFTSISSSPTKSFAKMASDHYTFGRYKIDPKEVFYCTTLSYAMVNLRPLVPGHVLVCPKREVQRFADLTVDETCDLWLAAQRVGRQLELYHKASSLTFAIQDGPQAGQTVPHVHIHILPRKGGDFEKNDEIYDAIDEKEKELKQHLDLDKERKDRDMEEMAEEAEQYRKLLL; from the exons ATGCTCTTACGTTTTCAAGCATCTCGCGCGTTTCTTCCACTTCCAAGTTCTTGTTTCATGAAATTTGGCCCATCAAAACAATTAGGGTTTActtccatttcttcttctcCAACGAAATCCTTCGCCAAA ATGGCATCAGACCACTACACCTTTGGGCGTTACAAGATTGATCCGAAGGAAGTATTCTACTGCACCACTCTCTCTTACGCCATGGTCAACCTTCGTCCTCTTGTTCCTGGT CACGTGCTTGTCTGCCCAAAGCGTGAAGTTCAGCGCTTTGCTGATCTCACTGTTGATGAGACTTGTGATCTATGGCTCGCAGCTCAGCGGGTTGGTCGCCAGTTAGAGTTGTACCATAAAGCTTCGTCACTCACATTTGCAATCCAA GACGGTCCGCAGGCAGGACAAACTGTACCCCATGTTCACATTCATATTCTCCCAAGGAAGGGTGGCgattttgagaaaaatgatgagatttatGATGCT ATTGATGAGAAGGAGAAAGAATTGAAGCAACATCTTGATTTGGACAAGGAGAGGAAAGATAGAGACATGGAAGAGATGGCTGAAGAGGCAGAGCAGTACAGAAAGCTTTTGTTGTaa
- the LOC120068992 gene encoding bifunctional bis(5'-adenosyl)-triphosphatase/adenylylsulfatase FHIT isoform X2, whose product MLLRFQASRAFLPLPSSCFMKFGPSKQLGFTSISSSPTKSFAKMASDHYTFGRYKIDPKEVFYCTTLSYAMVNLRPLVPGHVLVCPKREVQRFADLTVDETCDLWLAAQRVGRQLELYHKASSLTFAIQAVRCLGWSITMCGGATCKKTVRRQDKLYPMFTFIFSQGRVAILRKMMRFMMLLMRRRKN is encoded by the exons ATGCTCTTACGTTTTCAAGCATCTCGCGCGTTTCTTCCACTTCCAAGTTCTTGTTTCATGAAATTTGGCCCATCAAAACAATTAGGGTTTActtccatttcttcttctcCAACGAAATCCTTCGCCAAA ATGGCATCAGACCACTACACCTTTGGGCGTTACAAGATTGATCCGAAGGAAGTATTCTACTGCACCACTCTCTCTTACGCCATGGTCAACCTTCGTCCTCTTGTTCCTGGT CACGTGCTTGTCTGCCCAAAGCGTGAAGTTCAGCGCTTTGCTGATCTCACTGTTGATGAGACTTGTGATCTATGGCTCGCAGCTCAGCGGGTTGGTCGCCAGTTAGAGTTGTACCATAAAGCTTCGTCACTCACATTTGCAATCCAA GCTGTTCGATGCCTTGGATGGTCTATCACTATGTGCGGTGGTGCAACTTGCAAGAA GACGGTCCGCAGGCAGGACAAACTGTACCCCATGTTCACATTCATATTCTCCCAAGGAAGGGTGGCgattttgagaaaaatgatgagatttatGATGCT ATTGATGAGAAGGAGAAAGAATTGA
- the LOC120068999 gene encoding uncharacterized protein LOC120068999, whose product METPSSIRRVTRSQTLATVNSVNNSNNSISRKVEECDNNGLSKSRQRNRTSQDLAGAKGQDRSALFDITNDSPIVGLAAGNLMTPISSVTKQRSCRPKMMTPGSGEALLRGQVKTLLQKVEEEAEISKLSLENRPFVHLQSPAGLLAPTPANTPQILNMSQDGNLCSITDHSIVEEQMMSQVVVDIDLFNEKKQEESQINRSLLLDFSEKSETIDDEATSSDCSSVLTHHNKLSLLSSPSRDDDNSSLWSIQVNASSRGEDEDVEEEELIEDEDEEEEEGDDENDSGLVDELCKGLSKISVNEKGKAEEFVGKHTRFVYDSEDEMIEEVSDESHGGVSPSVLRLKGMPTPKGKHLRFRFEDE is encoded by the exons ATGGAGACTCCGTCCTCGATCCGCCGCGTAACAAGGTCCCAAACGCTCGCCACTGTGAATTCCGTCAACAACAGCAACAATTCCATCTCAA GGAAGGTTGAGGAGTGTGACAACAATGGCTTATCTAAATCCCGACAAAGGAATCGAACGTCGCAAGATTTGGCCGGGGCGAAAGGGCAAGATCGGTCCGCACTCTTCGACATTACCAATGACTCCCCAATCGTTGGCTTGGCAGCAGGGAATTTGATGACGCCCATTTCATCGGTGACGAAACAGAGGAGCTGCCGGCCCAAGATGATGACGCCGGGTTCAGGGGAAGCCTTATTGAGAGGGCAAGTGAAAACCCTTTtgcaaaaagtggaagaagaagctGAAATTTCTAAGCTTTCTTTAGAAAACCGGCCGTTCGTTCATCTTCAGTCCCCGGCCGGACTTCTCGCTCCGACCCCGGCGAACACGCCGCAGATCTTGAATATGTCTCAGGATGGAAATCTTTGCAGTATCACAGATCATTCCATTGTTGAAGAACAGATGATGTCTCAG GTTGTGGTTGATATTGATCTTTTTAATGAAAAGAAACAAGAGGAAAGTCAAATTAATAGGTCTcttttgttggatttttctGAGAAATCTGAAACAATTGATGATGAAGCTACATCATCAGACTGCTCCTCTGTTCTCACCCACCACAACAAGTTGTCGTTATTGTCATCGCCATCTCGGGACGACGACAACTCTTCTCTATGGTCAATTCAAGTGAATGCAAGCAGCCGTGGTGAAGACGAAGACGTGGAGGAAGAAGAGCTAATCGAGGACGAGGacgaggaagaggaagaaggagaTGACGAAAACGACAGCGGGTTGGTCGATGAGCTATGCAAGGGACTTAGTAAAATAAGTGTGAATGAGAAGGGGAAAGCTGAGGAATTTGTAGGTAAGCACACGAGGTTCGTGTATGATAGCGAAGATGAAATGATTGAGGAAGTTAGTGATGAGAGCCATGGCGGGGTTTCGCCGAGCGTCCTTCGTCTGAAGGGAATGCCAACGCCCAAAGGGAAACATTTGCGATTTCGATTCGAGGACGAGTAG